One Pasteurella dagmatis DNA segment encodes these proteins:
- a CDS encoding HEPN domain-containing protein: MNSDLQKQIDEVVDELEEIKKTIGNGKHKLSPISKYLTHYSVVRSSGRIEFLFKKILSDKLKDDCIDSHNRIKEFITKDIMDSSCNPKTNIIEKYLSRFDPKWENCFKDSLRRHKDLNTSMNIKSDLNSLVQLRNDIAHGNSCNTSIDTIIKYYKSGTVVLNLLYDVLFQNT, encoded by the coding sequence ATGAATTCTGATTTGCAAAAGCAGATAGATGAAGTTGTTGATGAGTTAGAAGAAATAAAGAAGACTATTGGTAATGGTAAGCATAAATTATCTCCTATTTCTAAATATTTAACTCATTATTCTGTAGTAAGAAGTTCTGGACGAATTGAATTTTTATTCAAAAAGATTCTTAGTGATAAACTAAAAGATGATTGCATTGATTCACATAATAGGATTAAAGAGTTTATAACGAAAGATATTATGGATAGTTCTTGTAATCCTAAAACAAATATAATAGAAAAATATTTATCTAGATTTGATCCTAAGTGGGAAAATTGTTTTAAAGATAGCCTTAGACGTCATAAAGATTTAAATACATCAATGAATATTAAATCTGATCTAAATTCCTTAGTTCAATTAAGGAATGATATTGCCCATGGCAATTCATGTAATACATCTATAGACACAATTATAAAGTATTATAAATCAGGGACTGTTGTTCTCAATTTATTATATGACGTGTTATTCCAAAATACATAG
- a CDS encoding DUF262 domain-containing protein has protein sequence MEQKITEFKEETESYSNDDLFNITSWGADLSFRELVTMYEEGDLLKPELQRKYVWNKKEASRFIDSILLGLPVPSIFLAKQENESMLIIDGYQRIMTIFDFIKGNKFQDSEKTFNLVNSEIINDRWRGKTFLELTQEEQRKIRTTTIHAIIFEQKHPQNDTGMYQIFERINTSGSALKPQEIRNCVYQGDFNTLLFDLNERELWRVAFGSKSYDARMFDLELILRYFAMSDLKNFPEKNQRSINLVKYLNNYMSMYQKMGCEKKESFKARFENMLTILNDILGDNMFKRFDQNKDSFTGRITPPMFDAISAAADFASQSGFQKNNHTDYLSKYKELLNDQKFISFTSVRTTNIENIKGRIERASEILFGLVYEF, from the coding sequence ATGGAACAAAAAATAACTGAGTTTAAAGAGGAAACAGAGTCATATTCTAATGATGATTTGTTTAATATTACATCTTGGGGGGCTGATTTATCTTTTAGAGAATTAGTAACTATGTATGAAGAAGGAGATTTATTAAAACCTGAACTGCAAAGAAAATATGTTTGGAACAAAAAGGAAGCCAGTAGATTTATCGACTCTATTTTATTAGGTTTACCTGTACCTAGTATTTTCTTAGCTAAACAAGAAAATGAATCAATGTTGATTATTGATGGTTATCAAAGAATAATGACCATTTTTGATTTTATAAAAGGAAATAAATTTCAAGACTCGGAGAAAACCTTTAACTTAGTTAACTCGGAAATTATTAATGATAGATGGAGAGGGAAAACTTTCTTAGAGCTTACTCAAGAAGAACAGAGAAAAATTCGAACAACAACTATTCACGCAATTATTTTTGAACAAAAGCATCCTCAAAATGACACAGGGATGTATCAAATATTTGAGAGAATAAATACTAGTGGTTCTGCTTTAAAACCTCAAGAAATTAGAAATTGTGTATATCAAGGTGATTTTAATACACTTTTATTTGATTTAAATGAACGTGAATTATGGAGAGTTGCATTTGGCTCAAAGAGTTATGATGCAAGAATGTTTGATCTTGAGTTAATATTACGATATTTCGCTATGAGTGACTTAAAAAACTTTCCTGAAAAAAATCAAAGAAGTATAAACCTAGTTAAATACTTAAATAATTATATGAGCATGTATCAGAAAATGGGGTGCGAAAAAAAAGAATCTTTTAAAGCTAGATTTGAAAATATGCTAACAATATTAAATGATATATTGGGAGATAATATGTTTAAACGGTTTGACCAAAACAAGGACTCTTTTACAGGAAGGATCACGCCTCCAATGTTTGATGCTATTAGCGCAGCAGCAGATTTTGCTAGCCAGTCTGGGTTCCAGAAAAATAATCATACTGATTATTTGTCAAAATATAAAGAATTATTAAATGACCAAAAATTTATTAGTTTTACTTCTGTAAGGACTACAAATATAGAAAATATAAAAGGTCGTATAGAAAGAGCATCAGAAATTTTATTTGGATTAGTATATGAATTCTGA